One stretch of Amycolatopsis sp. NBC_00345 DNA includes these proteins:
- a CDS encoding LLM class flavin-dependent oxidoreductase: protein MRFSINIPNFGEFADARTVAAVATAAEQAGWDALFVWDHVVHDKRERRGQPFGDPWMLLTAAALATSRIKLGTLVTPVARRRPEQLARQVATLDSLSGGRVVFSAGLGGPIADEFGSFGEPTDPVVLAERLDEGLDLLQRYWTGEPVDHQGRHYQVHDVTLLPASVQRPHPPIWVAGYWPHRRPMRRAARWDGVVPLFTDARHGQAPPADQVRELVAYVHQHRDRRAAEPFEVVIGGVSPGDPAQARDLIGPLADAGATWWDERQLQTSEDLARLAPTLRRIEQGPPVL, encoded by the coding sequence ATGCGCTTTTCGATCAACATTCCGAACTTCGGGGAGTTCGCCGACGCCAGGACAGTCGCTGCGGTGGCCACGGCGGCGGAGCAGGCGGGCTGGGACGCGTTGTTCGTGTGGGATCACGTGGTGCACGACAAACGCGAGCGCCGCGGCCAGCCGTTCGGCGATCCGTGGATGCTGCTGACCGCCGCGGCACTGGCCACCTCGCGGATCAAGCTGGGCACGCTGGTCACCCCGGTGGCGCGGCGACGGCCGGAACAGCTGGCCCGCCAGGTGGCCACCCTGGACTCGTTGAGCGGCGGGCGGGTGGTCTTCAGCGCCGGCCTCGGCGGCCCGATCGCGGACGAGTTCGGCAGCTTCGGCGAGCCGACCGACCCGGTGGTGCTGGCCGAGCGGCTGGACGAAGGGCTGGACCTGCTGCAGCGTTATTGGACCGGCGAGCCGGTCGACCATCAGGGGCGGCACTACCAGGTCCACGACGTGACGTTGCTGCCCGCCTCGGTGCAACGCCCCCACCCGCCGATCTGGGTCGCCGGGTACTGGCCGCACCGCCGGCCGATGCGCCGGGCCGCGCGCTGGGACGGCGTGGTCCCGCTGTTCACCGACGCGAGGCATGGGCAGGCTCCGCCGGCGGACCAGGTCCGTGAGCTGGTCGCCTACGTCCACCAGCATCGTGACCGCCGGGCGGCTGAGCCGTTCGAGGTCGTCATCGGCGGGGTCAGCCCCGGCGATCCGGCCCAGGCCCGCGACCTGATCGGCCCGCTGGCCGACGCGGGCGCCACCTGGTGGGACGAACGTCAGCTGCAAACCAGCGAAGACCTCGCTCGCCTCGCACCGACACTGCGCCGGATCGAGCAGGGACCTCCTGTTTTGTAG